The genomic interval GCTGCTGGCCCATGCCAAAGTGAGCCCAGTTCATTTGGGCTTGGGCCCAGTAATTATCATACTTCAAATTccaaaataaaacaagaaaaaaaggaTCTTAGCTTTCATCATGTGGAAACCATAGGTAACTCCACTTAATTGAATGAAAGGCAAGGTACTCGATGATCATCAGCTCCAGACTTCACATCACATAACCCTGATGATCATGATGATGAACGGTCATCATTTTCTCAGGGCCCCCACACCATTAATACACCTCAGCTCAGAGCCTAATCATGTTTAGGAacccaaagctctctctctctctctctctctttccctaatGCTTGGAACCAAAAACCCTTCCACTCTCACAGCACAACAGTGGGCTGGACGCCATCTTAGCCGTCCAACGCAAGCAAAAAGCCAATAACCACCGTTAGATTAATCAGATGCTGAAGTTGACGTCCCATGCAACTTGCTACTTTGAacgactctctctccttcttcGTCTTCTCCTCCTTTAAAATGGGTGAATCAAAAAAAGTAAATCTGAGTTTTAAAGCAAGCAATTtattccagagagagagagagagagagagagagagagggagaaattTATACGTGTTATATATATCATTCTCGATGGAGAGCTTCGGAGCATCCCCTTACAAGGAAATGAAATACAAAGAAAAGAAGGCATAAAAAAAGAGCCAGTAGTACAGAGCACACCCCAAGCCATACTCATATTTTAACAGTTCACTGTTGAAACCAAAAAGAGCGGGACCCCAACTACGTGTTTGGCATACATCAGAATAACATAGCATTTGACGGAGTAGATTCAAGTTTTTTCCAACTCGATTCTACCCGCAAACCAAACATGGCAGTAAGATTAAGGAGAAAAAGATAAAAAGATGCAAACCCTGCAAACTGGTCTTGATCTGCTTCTCCCCTAGGTTACGTTCTTCGTGGACATATCTtctcccatatatatatatatatatacgttctTCGTGGACATATCTtctcccatatatatatatatatatatatatatatatttgggtataTAATGGGATTTGTTTTTCGTGGGATAGTCAATTAAGCGGCTGCGACGGTGCCAGTTCGAAACGGGTAGTTCTTGGTTTGGGTTGATTTCTTCTGGTCTTTTCTCAAAGCCTTCATGGAAGAAGACACAGTTCTGTTCTTTTCTTTGGCTTCGTCTATTTCTATCTGTTCTTGCCTGCACTCCTCGCTGCAGAATGGTGTGTCCCCTCtgcaaaaaaaaaatacccatcAGAATCCAGTTCTATAGTTTTCTCTTCAAAGATttccttttttgaaaataaattagatTCCCCCACCAAATAAGTGAATTTAAATTGGTTTTCAAAGAAAGCATGcacaattaaatataattaaaatcaaaatactgtATTAAAACCATTGATATGCAAAATTAATGCGGGAGGAAGACCCGAAAATGGTTCATTTCACCAAAAGGGAAACAATAATTCAAGATTTTCTTCCATTTTCCTCTGTAATTGGGTCAAAAAGTTCAGTAAAACGCCCAATGTCCAATGAAGTAAACAAATTGAGcattttccaattcaaaatttaaaatgataAGAGAAAGAAAATCAGTAACCAACCTGTACATGAAGATGTCTCTGTTGTCCCCAAGGGGTTTCTTGCAGAGGAAACAAGATTCCAAGAAATGGGGCTGGTGTTCTTCGACTCTAGCATCGTAAAACCTCGCAGATCTGGGAGAAGAAACGGAAGAAACTGAGAGGTTTCTGAAACTATTGTTGTTCTGATTAGCCTTCTTCGCGGCACTGTAACAGACAGATCTCGAGAACACAGGGTGGTTCCCGGAGAACCCAGCTTCCATGTCCGCCAGAGAAGCTAGGCCGTCGTCTTCTTCGATGAAACAAGGTCTTCTCGCGGTCGAAGACTCCATGAACACGCACTGAAACTGGTGACTTTTCTCGTGATTAATTCGATTTCccagagagagaaacagagagagacCTGTTAAGGAAGAAAGGAAAGGGTGAGGTGGTTATAAAGAGAAGTTGGTgaggagaaagaaagagagtATAAACCACGGCGGGTTTCAGGAAATCCGTGCGAGTGAATCTATTGGCTGAGAAAACCTACAATTTCTCTCTCTACCAAAATCTAATTATGCACTTTTAAGTAATAAGTCCTAATACTctttaaaattacaataatataccAAGAAAGGGACTTCGGAAAAAGGCAAGCTGTAATTTGGTAAAGTAAGGAGGGTAAAATGGTAAAAGAGTAAGTCCTCTCTCCCGAGCGGCATAACTGCACATGCACGGCAATAAGTTCCTACCGGCTATTTTTTAAAGGGGTGAAGGTGCCATCCCCACGCTCCGTCAGAGCGCGTGAAGTTTCCCCCACTCTAAGGGTTCTTTTGGTAGAGCCTATATGGTCCAGgggcattttttttttggaggaaaagaaaaaaaaaaaaagaagttatg from Malania oleifera isolate guangnan ecotype guangnan chromosome 9, ASM2987363v1, whole genome shotgun sequence carries:
- the LOC131164994 gene encoding FCS-Like Zinc finger 2: MESSTARRPCFIEEDDGLASLADMEAGFSGNHPVFSRSVCYSAAKKANQNNNSFRNLSVSSVSSPRSARFYDARVEEHQPHFLESCFLCKKPLGDNRDIFMYRGDTPFCSEECRQEQIEIDEAKEKNRTVSSSMKALRKDQKKSTQTKNYPFRTGTVAAA